A genomic window from Methylorubrum extorquens includes:
- a CDS encoding helicase HerA domain-containing protein, producing MSDALDALRGVDFDWVRTLDSIWIDTPPTGGPNERLAPEIIAELHRKAQAPADRAAGRVLVGQSGVGKTHLVGQLRQEVWRTGGWFVPLDVLGLTDFWRSAALSFVTALLQTMPDGRRQSDAVLAGVARRFGVEVQVEAAFNTPNMDARRIVDVLVRALMSVDAPRALKHLDVFRALCLLRSQDFSVVGLAHAWLQGYEADPAERAALGFRTPPPAPVELVRGMCWIMALSGPTLVAVDQIDGLIETSRLAAEDGIEAEAGLAEVLAAGLLELHIVCDRSMTVVTCLQESWLRLCARAMTPVLQRFAEPVGLVGMNERAAATALIAGRLGPAYAEADFAPASPTWPFSERAIAEASDSAMMPRTLLMRCDAFRRRCLAAGAVSVCDSLVEASGAAAPPPPDAEFDLAAAYERADIAGIRGDEDIWLGQVLRDAFDLYALEDDPDDALDVASKGEPDQKIPPLHGRLIFIHRNENDRERHVCYRALQHQNAIAFQARLRAALTASGISARIPDRALLLVRRGPMPGGGKTRQLVEAFTAAGGLLIDPSDEDLRVFVALRDLRRRAQDEGTSDRFERWLRAEQPVVRTALFQTAGLAHGSSRDEAPSTVDAPAPLAPAAPPSGDAKGMITAAVARPSGIVETSATPTTPPAGPADTIPTDRAPPPERPSAPEAIPVGHRLAPDAPGVSLLLRLLPRHTAIIAGSGSGKTVLLRRLVEEAALAGLPAIVIDPNNDLSRLGTSWPERPKGFSDEDDRKAAAYHAQVEVVVWTPGVHAGNPLFLSVLPDFSDLSGDRDERQQAIEMAAETLGPLAGAKTNLLRGVLAGALHHFADRGGGKLADFTALLADLPDGISPIGNAARLGAGMADQLHAAVATNPLLKVEGTVLDPRHLFFGPDPARTRISVINLSGLGSDAAREDFVNRLQMTLFGWIKKNPSPRGMLYVVDEAQTFLPAQKSSPSLGSGIKLVAQGRKYGLGMIVATQVPRGIHNQVVSNCTTQFFGRQSAPATIAAAQEIIAANGGAASDIGKLGAGEFYFATEGSGRPAKLRTPICLSYHPANPPTPEEVVRQARDSVERAGSRPKP from the coding sequence ATGAGCGATGCCCTCGACGCCCTGCGTGGGGTCGATTTCGACTGGGTGCGCACGCTCGACAGCATCTGGATCGACACGCCGCCGACGGGCGGCCCGAACGAGCGGCTCGCCCCGGAGATCATCGCCGAGCTGCACCGCAAGGCGCAGGCGCCGGCCGACCGCGCCGCGGGCCGCGTGCTCGTTGGGCAATCCGGTGTCGGCAAAACCCATCTTGTCGGGCAGCTGCGGCAGGAAGTTTGGCGCACGGGCGGCTGGTTCGTTCCCCTCGACGTGCTCGGGCTCACGGATTTCTGGCGCAGCGCGGCTCTGAGCTTCGTCACCGCCTTGCTGCAGACGATGCCGGACGGGCGGCGGCAATCGGATGCGGTTCTCGCCGGCGTGGCGCGCCGCTTCGGCGTCGAGGTCCAGGTCGAGGCCGCGTTCAACACCCCGAACATGGATGCGCGCCGGATCGTCGACGTGCTGGTGCGCGCGCTGATGAGCGTGGACGCGCCCCGCGCGCTCAAGCATCTCGACGTCTTCCGCGCGCTCTGCCTGCTGCGCTCGCAGGATTTCAGTGTGGTCGGTCTCGCCCATGCCTGGCTGCAGGGTTACGAGGCCGATCCGGCGGAGCGGGCTGCGCTCGGTTTCCGGACGCCTCCGCCCGCGCCGGTCGAACTCGTGCGCGGCATGTGCTGGATCATGGCACTCAGCGGCCCGACGCTCGTTGCCGTCGATCAGATCGACGGCCTCATCGAGACGAGCCGACTCGCGGCCGAGGACGGGATCGAGGCGGAAGCCGGTCTGGCCGAGGTGCTCGCCGCGGGCCTCCTCGAACTCCACATCGTCTGCGACCGCAGCATGACGGTGGTGACCTGCCTGCAGGAATCCTGGCTGCGCCTCTGCGCTCGCGCCATGACACCCGTGCTGCAGCGCTTCGCCGAGCCGGTCGGCCTTGTCGGCATGAACGAGCGGGCCGCCGCCACCGCGCTCATCGCCGGCCGGTTGGGGCCGGCCTATGCAGAGGCGGATTTCGCGCCAGCATCTCCGACATGGCCGTTCAGCGAGCGAGCCATCGCCGAGGCGTCGGACTCGGCCATGATGCCGCGCACGCTGCTGATGCGCTGCGACGCCTTCCGCCGCCGCTGTCTCGCGGCGGGCGCGGTTTCCGTCTGTGACAGCCTCGTCGAGGCCTCGGGAGCCGCGGCACCCCCACCTCCGGATGCCGAGTTCGACCTCGCCGCCGCATACGAGCGGGCCGACATCGCGGGCATCCGCGGCGACGAGGACATTTGGCTCGGGCAGGTGCTGCGCGACGCCTTCGACCTCTACGCCCTGGAGGACGACCCCGACGACGCGCTCGACGTCGCGAGCAAGGGGGAGCCGGACCAGAAGATTCCGCCGCTGCACGGCCGGCTGATCTTCATCCACCGTAACGAGAACGACCGCGAGCGGCACGTTTGTTATCGGGCGCTCCAGCACCAGAACGCCATCGCGTTCCAAGCCCGCTTGCGCGCGGCGCTCACGGCCTCGGGCATCTCGGCGCGCATCCCCGACCGGGCGCTGCTGCTGGTGCGGCGCGGGCCGATGCCCGGCGGCGGCAAGACGCGCCAACTCGTCGAGGCCTTCACGGCAGCCGGCGGTCTGTTGATCGACCCCTCGGACGAGGATCTACGAGTCTTCGTTGCCCTGCGCGATCTTCGCAGGCGGGCGCAGGACGAGGGCACCTCCGATCGGTTCGAACGCTGGCTTCGCGCCGAGCAGCCGGTCGTGCGCACCGCGCTTTTTCAAACCGCTGGTCTCGCGCACGGCTCGAGCCGTGACGAAGCCCCCTCAACCGTCGATGCGCCGGCTCCTCTAGCGCCGGCCGCCCCGCCCTCTGGCGACGCAAAGGGCATGATTACGGCCGCGGTCGCTCGACCTTCCGGCATCGTGGAGACCTCCGCCACTCCGACGACGCCCCCGGCTGGACCCGCCGATACGATCCCGACCGATCGCGCCCCGCCGCCGGAACGTCCGAGCGCACCGGAGGCAATCCCGGTCGGGCACCGCCTCGCACCGGACGCGCCCGGCGTCAGCCTGCTGCTGCGCCTGCTGCCCCGGCACACCGCGATCATCGCCGGCTCAGGCTCTGGCAAGACCGTGCTCCTGCGCCGCCTCGTGGAGGAGGCCGCGCTGGCCGGGCTTCCGGCGATCGTGATCGATCCCAACAACGACCTCTCACGCCTCGGCACGTCCTGGCCCGAGCGGCCGAAGGGGTTTTCCGACGAGGATGACCGCAAGGCCGCCGCCTACCATGCCCAGGTCGAGGTCGTGGTGTGGACGCCGGGCGTGCATGCCGGCAATCCGCTCTTCCTCTCCGTTCTGCCCGACTTCTCGGACCTCAGCGGGGACCGCGACGAGCGCCAACAGGCGATCGAGATGGCAGCCGAAACTCTCGGACCGCTCGCTGGTGCCAAGACGAACCTGCTGCGTGGCGTGCTGGCCGGCGCGCTCCATCACTTCGCCGACCGAGGCGGCGGCAAGCTGGCCGACTTCACCGCCCTGCTGGCCGACCTGCCCGACGGGATCAGCCCCATCGGCAATGCCGCACGGCTCGGGGCCGGCATGGCGGACCAGCTTCACGCCGCCGTGGCGACCAATCCACTGCTCAAGGTCGAGGGCACGGTGCTCGACCCGCGGCATCTGTTCTTCGGGCCGGACCCGGCCCGCACCCGCATCTCCGTCATCAACCTGTCGGGGCTGGGCTCGGACGCAGCCCGCGAGGACTTCGTGAACCGCCTGCAGATGACCCTGTTCGGCTGGATCAAGAAGAACCCCTCGCCCCGCGGCATGCTTTACGTGGTCGACGAGGCGCAGACCTTCCTACCCGCGCAGAAGAGCTCGCCGAGCCTCGGCAGTGGCATCAAGCTGGTGGCGCAGGGGCGCAAATACGGGCTCGGGATGATCGTGGCGACGCAGGTGCCGCGTGGCATCCACAATCAGGTCGTCTCGAATTGCACCACGCAGTTCTTCGGCCGGCAGAGCGCGCCCGCAACCATCGCGGCGGCCCAGGAGATCATCGCCGCGAATGGCGGCGCGGCGTCAGACATCGGCAAGCTCGGCGCGGGCGAGTTCTACTTCGCGACGGAGGGCTCGGGACGACCGGCCAAGCTGCGCACGCCGATCTGCCTTTCCTACCATCCGGCCAACCCGCCAACCCCCGAAGAGGTTGTTCGGCAGGCCAGGGACTCAGTGGAGCGGGCAGGGTCCCGTCCGAAACCATAG
- a CDS encoding acyl-CoA dehydrogenase family protein, protein MTTAAAPLDTARTLSERFAATAGERDRSGSFPHAPLAALREAGLIGLAVPEPLGGGGAGLAQAAQVVRAVGAGDPAVALVLAMTLLQHGLIHRDGTPWPRALADRVGREAAADGALINALRVEPDLGTPARGGLPATIARRDGGDWRLTGRKIYSTGAPGLAYGLVFARTDEAEPRIGNFLVPMSSPGLRIAETWDHLGLRASGSHDVVFEDVRVPGDHGVDLRRPDEWRRPDPLQQAWSCALLAALYDGVARAAQAWFARFLHERIPENLGAPLASLPRFHEAVGENERLLSVNARLVASLATETDAGAPPAPQEAGFVKLTVTENAIQAVQRVAELCGNVALSRKHPLERHLRDVLCARIHWPQGDAVRVAAGRAALGL, encoded by the coding sequence ATGACCACGGCCGCCGCGCCCCTCGACACTGCCCGGACTCTCTCCGAGCGCTTTGCCGCGACGGCCGGCGAGCGCGACCGCAGCGGCTCCTTCCCTCACGCGCCCCTCGCGGCTTTGCGCGAGGCCGGCCTGATCGGGCTCGCCGTGCCGGAGCCGCTCGGCGGCGGCGGGGCCGGTCTGGCGCAGGCGGCGCAGGTGGTGCGGGCGGTCGGTGCGGGCGATCCGGCGGTCGCGCTCGTCCTGGCGATGACGCTGCTCCAGCACGGGCTGATCCATCGCGACGGCACGCCCTGGCCGCGCGCGCTCGCCGACCGGGTCGGGCGGGAGGCCGCGGCGGACGGCGCCCTCATCAACGCGCTGCGGGTCGAGCCCGATCTCGGCACGCCCGCCCGCGGCGGCCTGCCGGCCACCATCGCCCGGCGCGACGGCGGCGACTGGCGCCTCACGGGGCGCAAGATCTATTCAACCGGCGCGCCGGGGCTCGCCTACGGCCTCGTCTTCGCCCGCACCGACGAGGCCGAGCCGCGGATCGGCAACTTTCTGGTGCCGATGTCCTCCCCCGGGCTTCGCATCGCGGAGACCTGGGATCATCTCGGCCTGCGCGCCTCGGGCAGCCACGACGTGGTGTTCGAGGATGTGCGTGTGCCGGGCGACCACGGGGTCGATCTGCGCCGCCCGGACGAGTGGCGCCGGCCCGATCCGCTGCAGCAGGCCTGGAGCTGCGCCCTGCTCGCCGCCCTCTACGACGGCGTCGCGCGGGCGGCGCAAGCGTGGTTCGCGCGCTTCCTGCACGAGCGCATTCCCGAAAACCTCGGCGCGCCGCTCGCCAGCCTGCCGCGCTTCCACGAGGCGGTCGGCGAGAACGAGCGGCTGCTCTCCGTCAACGCCCGGCTGGTGGCGAGCCTCGCCACCGAGACCGATGCCGGCGCGCCGCCCGCGCCGCAGGAGGCCGGCTTCGTCAAGCTGACGGTGACCGAGAACGCGATCCAGGCGGTGCAGCGGGTCGCTGAGCTGTGCGGCAACGTCGCGCTCTCGCGAAAGCATCCGCTGGAACGGCACCTGCGCGACGTCCTGTGCGCGCGCATCCACTGGCCGCAGGGCGACGCGGTGCGGGTCGCCGCCGGTCGCGCCGCGCTCGGCCTTTAG
- a CDS encoding ABC transporter ATP-binding protein, with translation MVAATLERPATAAAGSRLAVEAVSHAFDIRGAALPVLDRISLDVAPGGFVALLGPSGCGKSTLLRLVAGLEPPGAGRIAVDGRRVEGPDPSRLLVFQDPTLYPWRTVQGNVRLGLEARGVAKSERAAKVEAALRLVGLDGFAEVFPHQLSGGMAQRAALARALVNAPRLLLLDEPLGKLDALTRLALQAEILRLWRETRFTALLVTHDVEEALVLAERVIVLSDRPAAIRADLSVDLPYPRHRDDPELVRLRRTILGILGQPI, from the coding sequence ATGGTAGCCGCGACGCTCGAACGCCCCGCCACGGCCGCCGCCGGATCGCGCCTCGCGGTCGAGGCCGTCTCCCACGCCTTCGACATCCGCGGCGCGGCGCTGCCCGTCCTCGACCGCATCTCCCTTGACGTGGCGCCGGGCGGCTTCGTGGCCCTGCTCGGCCCCTCCGGCTGCGGCAAGTCCACCCTCTTGCGCCTCGTCGCCGGGCTGGAGCCGCCGGGTGCGGGCCGCATCGCCGTCGATGGCCGGCGGGTCGAAGGCCCCGACCCCTCGCGCCTCCTCGTGTTCCAGGACCCGACGCTCTATCCCTGGCGCACCGTGCAGGGGAACGTGAGGCTGGGGCTGGAGGCTCGCGGCGTCGCGAAATCGGAGCGCGCGGCCAAGGTCGAAGCTGCGCTCCGCCTCGTCGGGCTCGACGGCTTCGCCGAGGTGTTTCCCCACCAGCTCTCCGGCGGCATGGCCCAGCGCGCGGCGCTCGCCCGCGCGCTGGTGAACGCGCCGCGCCTGCTGCTGCTCGACGAGCCGCTCGGAAAGCTCGACGCCCTGACCCGGCTGGCGCTGCAGGCCGAGATCCTGCGCCTGTGGCGGGAGACGCGCTTCACTGCGCTCCTCGTCACCCACGACGTCGAGGAGGCGCTGGTGCTGGCCGAGCGGGTGATCGTGCTGTCCGACCGCCCGGCGGCGATCCGCGCGGACCTGTCCGTCGATCTGCCCTATCCGCGCCACCGCGACGATCCCGAACTGGTGCGCCTGCGCCGCACCATCCTCGGCATCCTCGGCCAGCCGATCTGA
- a CDS encoding IS630 family transposase, with product MRSDISFTLSASDRLRLEALVADRNTPQKHVWRARIVLLSADGIGTHAIMREAAVSKTAVWRWQDRFAQEGVEGLLRDKTRPARIPPLGPEVAARVVALTQEDPPGETTHWTAAAMSKVTAISISSVQRIWRRHGLQPHRVRQFKLSTDPAFAAKLRDVVGLYVDPPAHAVVLSVDEKSQIQALARTQAPLPMKPGQPTTRTHDYKRHGTTTLFAALDILEGKVIGRCMQRHRHQEFIRFLNAVEAAVPAGKIVHAILDNYAVHKHPKVRAWLDRHPRWTFHFTPTSASWLNAVEGFFAKLAKRRLRRGVFGSLIEVQAAIKRFIAESNGDPKPFTWTADPDRIIQAARRGHQVLDSHH from the coding sequence ATGCGCAGTGACATCTCTTTCACGCTCTCCGCCTCGGATCGCCTTCGGCTAGAGGCCCTGGTCGCGGATCGAAACACTCCGCAGAAGCACGTTTGGCGCGCTCGCATCGTGCTGCTGAGCGCCGATGGGATCGGGACGCACGCGATCATGCGTGAGGCGGCCGTGTCCAAGACGGCGGTCTGGCGCTGGCAGGACCGCTTCGCGCAGGAGGGCGTCGAAGGGCTCCTGCGAGACAAGACGCGGCCGGCGCGCATCCCGCCGCTGGGGCCGGAGGTGGCGGCGCGTGTTGTGGCTCTGACGCAGGAAGATCCGCCCGGCGAGACCACGCATTGGACGGCCGCCGCCATGAGCAAGGTCACAGCCATAAGCATTTCGTCGGTGCAGCGGATCTGGCGGAGGCACGGCCTACAGCCACACCGGGTCCGGCAGTTCAAGCTCTCTACCGACCCGGCCTTCGCTGCCAAATTGCGTGACGTCGTCGGGCTCTACGTCGATCCGCCCGCCCATGCCGTCGTGCTTTCGGTCGACGAGAAGAGCCAGATCCAAGCGCTCGCCCGCACGCAGGCCCCGTTGCCGATGAAGCCGGGCCAGCCGACGACGCGCACCCACGACTACAAGCGCCACGGCACGACGACCCTGTTTGCCGCTCTGGACATCCTGGAGGGCAAGGTGATTGGCCGCTGCATGCAGCGCCACCGGCATCAGGAGTTCATCCGTTTCCTCAACGCGGTCGAGGCGGCGGTTCCGGCGGGCAAGATCGTCCACGCGATCCTGGACAACTATGCCGTTCACAAGCACCCGAAGGTCCGCGCCTGGCTCGATCGCCACCCACGCTGGACCTTCCATTTCACCCCGACCTCAGCCTCGTGGCTCAACGCCGTTGAGGGCTTCTTCGCCAAGCTCGCAAAACGCCGCCTGCGACGCGGCGTGTTCGGATCGCTGATCGAGGTACAGGCGGCCATCAAACGCTTCATCGCCGAGAGCAACGGCGACCCCAAGCCCTTCACCTGGACCGCCGACCCGGATCGCATCATCCAGGCCGCAAGGCGCGGGCACCAAGTGTTAGACTCGCACCACTAG
- a CDS encoding ABC transporter permease: MASLTGFAGTLPTVARLPGPPLRALALGAAWLALAAVTYALPEEGDFPYTATFAAGALAFGLVLAPLAALSGRLGRGGASLAHWAPWLTLVALGFLAWELITAKFALLPMPFFPPPQAILEVFLDDWPRLGGSILASLKLLAGGYLIGAGLGFVLGVAIGWSKAVGYWAHPVLRFVGPLPATAWLPLAFFVFPSSWSASTFLIALATGFPVTVLTWSGVAGVNKAYFDVARTLGASPAFLVLRVAVPAALPHVFVGLFMGLGGSFAVLVVAEMLGVKAGLGWYLQWAQGWAAYANLYAALIVMALMCSGLISLLFSLRDRVLSWQKGLVQW; this comes from the coding sequence ATGGCCAGTCTCACCGGTTTCGCCGGCACCTTGCCCACTGTGGCGCGCCTCCCAGGCCCACCGCTGCGGGCGCTCGCCCTCGGAGCGGCGTGGCTCGCGCTGGCAGCGGTGACCTACGCCCTGCCGGAAGAGGGCGACTTCCCCTACACCGCGACCTTCGCCGCCGGGGCACTCGCCTTCGGGCTCGTCCTGGCGCCGCTCGCCGCCCTCTCAGGCCGCCTCGGCCGGGGCGGGGCCTCGCTCGCGCATTGGGCGCCCTGGTTGACGCTCGTGGCGCTGGGCTTCCTCGCCTGGGAGCTGATCACGGCGAAGTTCGCGCTCTTGCCGATGCCGTTCTTCCCGCCGCCGCAGGCGATCCTGGAGGTCTTTCTCGACGACTGGCCCCGGCTCGGCGGCAGCATCCTGGCCTCGCTGAAGCTGCTCGCGGGCGGCTATCTCATCGGCGCCGGCCTCGGCTTCGTGCTGGGAGTCGCTATCGGCTGGTCGAAGGCGGTAGGCTACTGGGCGCACCCGGTGCTGCGCTTCGTCGGGCCGCTGCCCGCGACCGCGTGGCTGCCGCTCGCCTTCTTCGTGTTTCCCTCCTCGTGGTCGGCCAGCACCTTCCTGATCGCCCTCGCCACCGGCTTCCCGGTCACGGTGCTGACATGGTCGGGGGTAGCCGGGGTCAACAAGGCCTATTTCGACGTGGCGCGCACGCTCGGGGCCTCGCCCGCCTTCCTCGTGCTGCGGGTCGCCGTGCCGGCGGCGCTGCCGCATGTCTTCGTCGGGCTGTTCATGGGCCTCGGCGGCTCGTTCGCCGTGCTGGTTGTGGCCGAGATGCTCGGCGTGAAGGCCGGCCTCGGCTGGTACCTGCAATGGGCTCAAGGCTGGGCGGCCTACGCCAACCTCTACGCCGCGCTGATCGTGATGGCGCTGATGTGCTCCGGGCTCATCTCCCTGCTGTTCTCGCTGCGCGACCGGGTGCTCTCCTGGCAGAAGGGGCTGGTGCAATGGTAG
- a CDS encoding IS481 family transposase: MNIHQNARLTPSGRERLVRLAQSGLSPKAVAATMGVCPKTVGKWVARFEAEGAAGLQDRSSRPHTLHRPTPVATQEAIVTLRRQRLTGAQIACDLAVSPATVSRVLHRYGLSRMRDLEPPMPVQRYERDKPGELIHIDIKKLGRFERAGHRITGDRTRQSSGRGIGWEYLHLAVDDHSRLAYSEIHPDKTRVSCLAFLFNALRFFRRHGIAVERVMTDNGPAFKSRRYTKALRRLTIRHKRTRPYTPKTNGKVERFVQTSLREWAYARAYDTSEQRGAELPAFLFRYNWKRPHGGINGKTPISRLGLAEDNLLSIHS; encoded by the coding sequence ATGAACATCCACCAGAATGCGCGTTTGACGCCCTCGGGTCGAGAGCGCCTTGTGCGACTGGCCCAGAGCGGGCTCAGCCCGAAGGCGGTGGCCGCGACGATGGGTGTGTGCCCCAAGACGGTGGGCAAGTGGGTTGCCCGCTTCGAGGCCGAAGGAGCCGCCGGGCTGCAGGATCGCTCCTCGCGGCCTCACACGCTGCACCGCCCGACCCCGGTCGCGACCCAGGAAGCCATTGTGACCTTGCGCCGTCAGCGTCTGACCGGCGCGCAGATCGCCTGTGATCTCGCCGTCTCGCCGGCCACCGTCAGCCGGGTGTTGCACCGGTACGGCCTGAGCCGCATGCGCGACCTCGAACCGCCGATGCCGGTCCAGCGATACGAGCGCGACAAGCCGGGCGAGTTGATCCACATCGACATCAAGAAGCTCGGCCGCTTCGAACGCGCCGGCCATCGCATCACCGGCGACCGCACCCGGCAGAGTTCGGGCCGCGGCATCGGCTGGGAGTATCTGCACCTCGCCGTCGACGACCATTCGCGGCTGGCCTACTCCGAGATCCACCCCGACAAGACCCGAGTGTCCTGCCTCGCCTTCCTCTTCAACGCGCTGCGCTTCTTCCGCCGCCACGGCATCGCGGTCGAGCGTGTGATGACCGACAACGGGCCGGCCTTCAAATCCAGACGCTACACCAAGGCGTTGCGCCGCCTGACCATCCGGCACAAGCGCACCCGACCCTACACGCCGAAAACCAACGGCAAGGTCGAGCGCTTCGTCCAGACGTCCTTGCGCGAATGGGCTTATGCCCGCGCCTACGACACCTCGGAGCAGCGCGGTGCGGAACTGCCCGCCTTCCTGTTCCGCTACAACTGGAAGCGCCCGCACGGCGGCATCAACGGCAAAACACCCATCAGCCGCCTCGGCTTGGCCGAGGACAACCTATTGAGCATCCACAGCTAG
- a CDS encoding endonuclease domain-containing protein, translating to MSAIVDRLLDDLAELALHRWPRWHGRGDGVDPVAADPWLKAAAKRAGLGHAPRFRRMAHTLEFGRLLGAIDPAGIVLIWEVDPASAMRARPVIEALEWCLRHGAAVVVALTVEPAETAPYDRILYGAFDLVREERAAVARFIAPAGTHHASEIERRVAAALEQDAELAGLFACNASVPVGAWGARPRVDLLCHAHRVVVELDGPEHRSEPKFGNDRHRDYELLTAGYLVLRLTNEQVAIDLPLAIEKIRAVVHLRRGTSEDER from the coding sequence GTGTCGGCCATCGTCGACCGGCTGCTCGATGACCTTGCCGAACTGGCGCTCCATCGCTGGCCACGCTGGCACGGTCGGGGCGATGGCGTCGATCCGGTCGCGGCCGATCCCTGGCTGAAGGCAGCCGCGAAGCGCGCAGGGCTCGGCCATGCCCCACGCTTCCGACGGATGGCTCACACGCTCGAATTCGGCCGGCTGCTCGGGGCGATTGATCCGGCCGGTATCGTCCTGATCTGGGAGGTCGATCCCGCTTCGGCGATGCGAGCCCGGCCGGTGATCGAGGCGCTGGAATGGTGCCTCCGGCATGGGGCTGCCGTGGTGGTGGCTTTAACCGTGGAGCCAGCCGAGACGGCACCTTACGACCGAATTCTCTACGGCGCCTTCGACCTGGTTCGGGAGGAGCGTGCGGCGGTCGCGCGCTTCATCGCACCGGCCGGAACGCACCATGCCAGCGAGATCGAGCGGCGAGTCGCGGCCGCCTTGGAACAGGACGCCGAGCTTGCGGGTCTCTTCGCCTGCAATGCGTCGGTGCCGGTTGGCGCCTGGGGCGCGCGACCGCGTGTCGACTTGCTCTGCCACGCCCATCGCGTCGTCGTGGAACTCGACGGGCCTGAGCACCGGAGCGAACCGAAGTTCGGCAATGACCGCCACCGCGACTACGAACTGCTGACTGCGGGCTACCTCGTGCTGCGCCTGACCAACGAGCAGGTTGCGATCGACCTGCCGCTGGCGATCGAGAAGATCCGCGCCGTCGTTCATCTGCGGCGCGGCACGAGCGAGGATGAGCGATGA
- a CDS encoding ABC transporter substrate-binding protein codes for MTDEPQRPGLLPSRRFLLRAGAATAALPLGFGMSGVRAWGPGPVPFDPGPICRPTAAEGAAGPLKPIKLAWNATAICTAAAPLAKERGIFAAHGLDVEFVNFGGSTEALLEAIATGKADAGIGMALRWLKPLEQGFDVKITAGLHGGCLRLLGAKSAGITDIAALKAKTIAISDHASPAKNFFALLLAKAGIDPETGVEWRPYPADLLNLAVEKGEAHALADSDPRTWIWLKDPKFTEVATNLSGDYADRTCCVVAVRGSLIRNDRAAATALTRAVLEAGHRVHAAPEDAARIFSGYGGRGSVEDLAAMLRSQHHGDRPVGTDLKRQLVLYGDELKQVNVLKRSTDTAKFAERVYADVLS; via the coding sequence ATGACCGACGAGCCCCAGCGTCCCGGCCTTCTGCCGTCGCGCCGGTTCCTGCTGCGCGCGGGCGCCGCGACGGCGGCCTTGCCGCTCGGGTTCGGGATGAGTGGCGTGCGGGCCTGGGGGCCCGGCCCGGTGCCGTTCGACCCCGGCCCGATCTGCCGCCCCACCGCCGCGGAGGGGGCTGCCGGCCCGCTGAAACCGATCAAGCTCGCCTGGAACGCCACCGCGATCTGCACCGCCGCCGCGCCGCTGGCCAAGGAGCGCGGCATCTTCGCCGCCCACGGGCTCGACGTGGAGTTCGTCAATTTCGGCGGCTCGACCGAGGCGCTTTTGGAGGCCATCGCCACCGGCAAGGCGGATGCCGGCATCGGCATGGCGCTGCGCTGGCTGAAACCCCTGGAGCAGGGTTTCGACGTGAAGATCACCGCCGGCCTGCACGGCGGCTGCCTGCGCCTGCTTGGGGCGAAATCCGCCGGTATCACCGACATCGCCGCGCTCAAGGCCAAGACCATCGCGATCAGCGATCACGCCAGCCCGGCCAAGAATTTTTTCGCCCTGCTGCTCGCCAAGGCCGGCATCGATCCCGAGACCGGCGTCGAGTGGCGGCCCTATCCGGCCGACCTCCTCAACCTCGCGGTCGAGAAGGGCGAGGCGCACGCACTTGCCGATTCCGATCCGCGCACGTGGATCTGGCTGAAGGATCCGAAATTCACCGAGGTCGCCACCAACCTATCCGGCGACTACGCCGACCGTACCTGCTGCGTGGTCGCCGTGCGCGGCAGCCTGATCCGCAACGATCGCGCGGCGGCCACCGCGCTCACCCGCGCGGTGTTGGAAGCGGGCCACCGCGTCCACGCGGCCCCGGAGGACGCCGCCCGCATCTTCTCCGGTTACGGCGGACGGGGCTCGGTTGAGGATCTGGCCGCGATGCTGCGGAGCCAGCACCACGGCGACCGCCCGGTCGGCACCGACCTCAAGCGCCAGCTCGTGCTCTACGGCGACGAATTGAAACAGGTGAACGTCCTCAAGCGCTCGACCGACACGGCCAAGTTCGCCGAGCGCGTCTACGCCGACGTGCTGAGCTGA